A region from the Pyrinomonadaceae bacterium genome encodes:
- a CDS encoding EutN/CcmL family microcompartment protein translates to MIIAKVLGNVVATQKNHRYENARVMMCEQMTPEGELTGHTILALDSVDAGVGDTVLVVQEGWSASTAATGKAGAAIDSAIVGVVDYIDLLKD, encoded by the coding sequence ATGATCATCGCCAAAGTTTTAGGCAACGTCGTCGCGACGCAAAAGAATCACCGCTACGAAAACGCGCGGGTGATGATGTGCGAACAGATGACGCCCGAAGGCGAGCTGACTGGTCATACAATATTGGCGCTCGACTCAGTCGATGCCGGCGTGGGCGACACGGTCCTGGTGGTTCAGGAAGGCTGGAGTGCTTCAACGGCTGCGACGGGGAAAGCCGGCGCCGCGATCGATTCAGCAATTGTAGGTGTGGTTGATTACATCGATTTATTAAAAGATTAA
- a CDS encoding EutN/CcmL family microcompartment protein yields the protein MQLARVIGTVVATVKNDSLRNRKLMVVQSLNKDLKPQGKPMVAVDAAGAGVGELVFWCRGKEASFPFKREDTPTDCTIIAIVDSDSHVCCG from the coding sequence ATGCAACTGGCGCGCGTCATTGGAACCGTTGTTGCCACCGTCAAGAACGACTCGCTGCGTAATCGCAAGCTCATGGTCGTTCAATCCCTCAACAAAGATTTAAAGCCGCAGGGCAAACCAATGGTTGCGGTTGACGCGGCGGGCGCGGGTGTGGGCGAGCTGGTCTTCTGGTGTCGCGGAAAGGAAGCGAGCTTTCCGTTCAAGCGCGAAGACACGCCGACCGACTGCACCATAATCGCGATTGTGGATTCGGATAGTCATGTGTGTTGTGGTTAG